In Yarrowia lipolytica chromosome 1F, complete sequence, a genomic segment contains:
- a CDS encoding uncharacterized protein (Compare to YALI0F16313g, some similarities with uniprot|Q07794 Saccharomyces cerevisiae Chromosome XII reading frame ORF YLL002W REM50 drug resistance, similar to Saccharomyces cerevisiae RTT109 (YLL002W); ancestral locus Anc_5.217), with protein sequence MNDGTKSLVDEQFVRALAKVLPKLPGDFVFHHYHTKKRQCKRSLIFQDDVLDGFDEGDDAEEAKAADESADKPTGSTESDELEKLPEAKRESVSDSGTTEAKDNEQKPVTGVKEAGVEEDGVEEDGVKKVSESDFKGAGSLDGDKTASKYTDAAESKTIKTVPPEILERRKKHTVITHMFVLSYENTILFALEIYTFYDPTGVTLFVSKADSTGQSPLVDGESVRVSMKDVSRAIIDVLLKHHPGQRVRICLFARPEKQYLFPFSADYPKKHFLSGPQLTKWWIACLDGLLDDFENPTATLRIPGAENRTIQSFLEGLPRWTMGDIFKYQKPEVGEVPESDAKLAIYQLPRFPDDPKSRFLDFLASEGRTTTCSIEMFWEEIQGRQEFNAGIMVGLMGVDGVVKGETQPETEPASSLSYKEFKNVREIITESDYTTTELVIDANRELTEDGPAQSRVGFKGQLERAAPVASELKRAPVVNTLDMNLVRKKKKTN encoded by the coding sequence ATGAATGATGGAACCAAAAGTCTAGTTGACGAACAGTTTGTGCGGGCGCTCGCAAAGGTTCTTCCCAAGCTGCCCGGTGACTTTGTCTTCCACCACTACCATACTAAGAAGCGTCAGTGCAAGCGGTCTCTCATTTTCCAGGACGATGTTCTCGATGGCTTTGACGAGGGAGATGATGCGGAGGAGGCGAAGGCAGCCGATGAGTCAGCTGATAAGCCTACTGGGTCCACTGAATCCGATGAACTCGAGAAGCTACCTGAAGCAAAGAGAGAATCTGTTTCTGACTCTGGGACAActgaggccaaggacaacGAACAGAAGCCTGTGACTGGAGTGAAGGAGGCTggagtggaggaggatggagtggaggaggatggaGTGAAGAAGGTATCCGAATCGGATTTCAAAGGAGCTGGCTCTTTGGATGGGGACAAGACCGCTTCTAAGTATACAGACGCCGCCGAATCCAAAACCATCAAAACTGTCCCCCCAGAGATCTTGGAACGACGAAAGAAACATACTGTGATCACCCACATGTTTGTCTTGTCGTACGAAAATACCATTCTCTTCGCGCTCGAAATCTACACCTTTTACGATCCCACAGGAGTCACTCTGTTTGTTTCAAAGGCAGACTCCACTGGCCAGTCTCCCCTGGTTGACGGCGAGTCTGTCCGAGTGTCGATGAAAGACGTTTCCAGAGCCATCATCGATGTGCTTCTCAAGCATCATCCCGGCCAGCGGGTCCGTATCTGTCTTTTTGCCCGACCCGAAAAGCAATACCTTTTCCCTTTCTCGGCTGACTACCCCAAAAAGCATTTCCTCAGCGGCCCTCAGCTCACAAAGTGGTGGATAGCCTGTCTGGACGGTCTCCTCGATGACTTTGAGAACCCCACTGCCACTCTGCGAATCCCCGGCGCAGAAAACCGAACAATTCAGAGCTTCCTCGAGGGCCTTCCTAGATGGACCATGGGCGACATCTTCAAGTACCAGAAGCCCGAGGTCGGAGAAGTGCCTGAATCTGACGCCAAACTCGCCATCTACCAACTCCCCCGGTTCCCTGATGACCCCAAATCTCGATTCCTCGACTTTCTCGCGTCTGAAGGACGAACTACAACCTGCAGCATTGAAATGTTCTGGGAAGAGATCCAGGGCCGCCAGGAGTTCAATGCCGGAATAATGGTCGGTCTAATGGGCGTTGACGGCGTTGTGAAGGGCGAAACACAGCCTGAAACCGAACCTGCATCTTCTCTGTCGTACAAGGAGTTCAAAAACGTGCGAGAAATCATCACCGAGTCGGATTACACAACTACCGAACTCGTCATTGACGCCAACAGAGAACTAACTGAGGATGGACCAGCGCAGAGCCGTGTGGGCTTCAAGGGACAGCTGGaacgagctgctccagTAGCGTCGGAGCTCAAGCGAGCCCCCGTCGTCAACACTCTCGACATGAACCTGGTtagaaagaagaagaagactaACTAA
- a CDS encoding uncharacterized protein (Compare to YALI0F16379g, similar to uniprot|P54861 Saccharomyces cerevisiae YLL001w DNM1 dynamin-related protein): protein MSASLEDLIPLVNKLQDLVFNTIGSDTLDLPQVVVVGSQSCGKSSVLENIVGRDFLPRGTGIVTRRPLVLQLVNLPSEEKDRPGSSGEVHTRTPKSNSVEWGEFLHIPGRQFYDFEEIRKEIENETVRIAGNNKGINRIPINLKIFSPHVLNLTLVDLPGLTKIPIGDQPTDIERQTRHLICEYIAKPNSIILAVSPANVDIVNSESLKLARQVDPHGKRTIGILTKLDLMDQGTNAMDILSGRVYPLKLGFIGVINRSQQDIHANKPLSDSLEAEREFFQNHPVYRNISHKCGTQFLAKSLNQTLMNHIREKLPDIKAKLNTLMGQTEQELSSYGVSYLNSGESKGTLILQLMTKFASKFVTSIEGTAAVSTKELCGGARIYYIYNDVFGTALSSISPTANLSINDIRTAIRNSTGPRPSLFVPELAFDMLVKPQIKLLEPPSQRCVELVYEELMKICHNCGSPELSRFPKLQAKLIECVSDLLRERLGPTASYVESLIAIQRAYINTNHPNFIGAADAMATVVEEKKQKENASRQKDMRRKHMDMLPPNGKDTPQAIENGPDDDSTSSRPGSTEGGKDYQREAHHHRTPSTATNASGEPKDTFLNYFFGKDADGNPVMPPPGAAGVKGQFPNGFSSSGGSQKGPHDKKHISDPMDTMASAFDDMDLEEGEQLSDREKLETELIRRLIVSYFNIVRESIQDQVPKAVMHLLVNFSKESVQNRLVSELYKEALFDALLFEDENLAQEREKCETLLKTYKEASKIIGEVI from the coding sequence ATGTCGGCATCCCTAGAAGACCTGATCCCCCTGGTCAACAAACTGCAGGACCTCGTGTTCAACACCATTGGCTCCGACACACTCGACTTGCCCCAGGTCGTGGTGGTCGGCTCCCAGTCGTGTGGTAAGTCGTCGGTGCTGGAAAACATTGTGGGTCGAGACTTTCTGCCCCGAGGTACTGGCATCGTCACCCGACGACCTCTCGTGCTGCAGCTCGTCAACCTGCCCTCTGAAGAGAAGGACCGTCCTGGATCCAGTGGCGAGGTGCACACTCGAACCCCCAAGTCCAACTCGGTCGAATGGGGAGAGTTTTTGCACATTCCCGGACGACAGTTCTACGACTTTGAGGAGATTCGaaaggagattgagaatGAGACGGTGCGAATTGCCGGAAACAACAAGGGCATCAACCGAATCCCTATCAACCTCAAAATCTTCTCACCCCACGTGCTCAACCTGACGCTGGTTGATCTGCCCGGTCTCACCAAGATCCCTATTGGCGATCAGCCCACCGACATTGAGCGACAGACCCGTCACCTCATCTGCGAGTACATTGCCAAGCccaactccatcatcttGGCTGTCTCCCCTGCCAACGTGGACATTGTCAACTCCGAGTCACTTAAGCTCGCCCGACAGGTCGATCCCCACGGCAAGCGAACCATTGGTATTCTCACCAAGCTGGATCTAATGGACCAGGGTACTAACGCCATGGATATCCTGTCTGGCCGGGTATACCCTCTCAAGCTGGGCTTCATTGGTGTGATCAATCGATCTCAGCAGGATATCCACGCCAACAAGCCCCTGTCCGACTCGCTGGAGGCCGAGAGGGAGTTCTTCCAGAACCACCCCGTGTACAGAAACATCTCCCATAAGTGCGGTACCCAGTTTCTCGCCAAGTCTCTGAACCAGACTCTCATGAACCACATTCGGGAGAAGCTGCCCGacatcaaggccaagctcaaTACCCTTATGGGCCAGACCGAGCAGGAACTGTCCAGCTACGGCGTGTCATACCTCAACTCTGGCGAGTCCAAGGGCACTCTTATTCTGCAGCTCATGACCAAGTTTGCCTCCAAGTTCGTCACCTCCATCGAGGGTACCGCCGCCGTCTCTACCAAGGAGCTGTGCGGAGGCGCTCGAATCTACTACATTTACAATGATGTGTTTGGTACAGCGCTGTCTTCGATAAGCCCCACCGCCAACCTGTCCATCAACGACATTCGAACCGCCATTCGAAACTCCACCGGTCCCCGACCCTCGCTCTTTGTTCCGGAGCTCGCCTTTGATATGCTTGTGAAGCCTCagatcaagctgctggagccgCCCTCCCAGCGATGCGTCGAGCTTGTGTACGAGGAGCTCATGAAGATCTGCCACAACTGCGGATCTCCCGAGCTCTCTCGGTTTCCTAAACTTCAGgccaagctcattgagTGTGTCTCCGACCTGCTGCGGGAGCGACTTGGCCCTACCGCCTCGTACGTGGAGTCTCTGATCGCTATCCAGCGAGCATacatcaacaccaaccaTCCCAACTTCATTGGCGCTGCCGACGCTATGGCTAccgtggtggaggagaagaagcaaaaagaaaacgCCAGCCGGCAGAAGGATATGCGACGAAAGCACATGGATATGCTCCCTCCCAACGGCAAGGATACCCCTCAGGCCATCGAGAATGGTCCTGACGACGACTCCACGTCTTCTCGACCTGGTTCTACCGAGGGTGGTAAGGACTACCAGCGAGAGGCCCATCATCACCGAACCCCTTCCACCGCCACTAACGCCTCCGGAGAGCCCAAGGACACATTCCTCAACTACTTCTTTGGCAAGGACGCCGATGGCAACCCTGTCATGCCTCCCCCCGGTGCTGCTGGCGTGAAGGGTCAGTTCCCCAATGGTTTCTCGTCCTCCGGAGGCTCCCAGAAGGGTCCCCACGACAAGAAGCACATTTCGGACCCCATGGACACCATGGCTTCTGCATTTGACGACATGGATCTCGAGGAAGGCGAGCAGCTGTCCGACCGAGAGAAGCTCGAGACTGAGTTGATACGACGACTGATTGTGTCGTACTTCAACATTGTGCGAGAGTCCATCCAGGACCAGGTCCCCAAGGCGGTCATGCATCTGCTGGTCAACTTCAGTAAGGAGAGCGTTCAGAACCGACTGGTCAGCGAGTTGTacaaggaggctctgtTTGATGCCCTTCTGTTTGAGGACGAAAACCTGGCCCAGGAGCGAGAAAAGTGCGAGACTCTGCTCAAGACTTACAAGGAGGCTTCCAAGATTATTGGCGAGGTGATCTAA
- a CDS encoding uncharacterized protein (Compare to YALI0F16357g, similar to Saccharomyces cerevisiae YHL021C; ancestral locus Anc_7.110, weakly similar to DEHA0C03839g Debaryomyces hansenii), with the protein MLHTIKGLRQVRGARGFSVSSRALLQLKNVTKTGLEIELEPGSTPVHYSNFFLRDAASSTNAIDPSTSQRYFSSGELAKDIHPEKIHVGKKEGQADSAVYSTQDTKICQHDTDIDGLKIEWSDGFQEYYTAHFLKQYASPEASRKRRHLAQPIELWERKEITEALDKNQIQTTWKEYQTTEGMHKIVKALHDYGLAFVTGLPDQKTTVVDAEDKDVGTVTAEPILVEEVGKKIGYIKETFYGRSWDTRSVPNPKNVAYTSQYLPLHMDLLYYESPPGIQLLHVIKNQAVGGESIFTDSFASAKYVWEKNPAAYRALCEIPLTFHYINDGQHYHNTVPMIVEHQQTDKSKWTNPKAINYAPPFQGPFDAVELVEGGEKCELFREGLRLFEEHLTSAENELRTKMEENSCVLFLNRRVLHSRTEFDAQSGVRWLKGTYLDIDAFYSKLRVLSNDS; encoded by the coding sequence ATGCTACACACTATCAAGGGTCTTCGACAAGTGCGGGGAGCTCGGGGCTTCTCCGTGAGCTCGAGAGCGCTTCTTCAGCTCAAAAATGTGACCAAGACAGGTCTTGAAATTGAACTGGAACCCGGATCGACCCCCGTTCACTACTCCAACTTTTTCCTCAGAGATGccgcctcctccacaaacgCCATTGATCCCTCGACTTCGCAGCGGTACTTTTCTTCCGgcgagctggccaaggacatCCATCCCGAGAAAATCCATGtgggcaagaaggagggcCAAGCCGACTCTGCCGTGTACTCCACTCAGGACACCAAAATATGCCAGCATGATACGGACATTGACGGCCTGAAAATCGAGTGGTCCGACGGCTTCCAGGAGTACTACACGGCACACTTTCTCAAGCAGTATGCGTCGCCCGAGGCTTCTCGAAAACGACGACATTTGGCCCAGCCTATTGAACTGTGGGAGAGAAAGGAGATTACTGAGGCGCTGGACAAAAACCAAATCCAGACCACGTGGAAGGAATACCAGACCACCGAGGGTATGCATAAAATCGTCAAGGCTCTGCACGACTACGGTCTGGCGTTCGTGACGGGTCTACCTGACCAGAAGACAACGGTGGTTGATGCTGAAGACAAGGATGTGGGTACTGTCACAGCAGAACCCATTCTCGTGGAAGAGGTCGGAAAGAAGATTGGATACATCAAGGAAACCTTCTATGGCCGATCATGGGACACCCGATCTGTCCCCAACCCCAAAAACGTGGCCTACACTTCGCAGTACTTGCCTCTGCACATGGACCTGCTCTACTACGAGTCTCCTCCTGGCATTCAGCTGCTCCACGTCATCAAAAACCAGGCTGTCGGAGGCGAGTCCATATTCACAGACTCGTTTGCATCTGCTAAATACGTCTGGGAAAAGAACCCTGCCGCCTACAGAGCTCTGTGTGAGATTCCTTTGACATTCCATTACATCAACGACGGCCAGCATTACCACAACACCGTGCCCATGATTGTCGAACACCAGCAGACAGACAAGAGCAAGTGGACCAACCCCAAAGCCATCAACTACGCTCCTCCTTTCCAGGGCCCCTTTGACGCAGTTGAGCTAGTTGAGGGAGGTGAGAAGTGCGAGCTGTTCAGAGAAGGTCTCAGACTGTTTGAAGAGCACCTTACCAGCGCTGAAAATGAGCTGCGAACAAAGATGGAAGAGAACTCCTGTGTGCTTTTCCTAAACCGTCGAGTTCTTCATTCTCGAACCGAGTTTGATGCACAGTCTGGCGTCAGATGGCTCAAAGGAACTTATCTGGACATCGATGCCTTCTACTCCAAACTGAGAGTTCTATCAAACGATTCCTAA
- a CDS encoding uncharacterized protein (Compare to YALI0F16335g, some similarities with uniprot|P23179 Saccharomyces cerevisiae YHL022c SPO11 catalytic subunit of the meiotic double strand break transesterase, similar to Saccharomyces cerevisiae SPO11 (YHL022C); ancestral locus Anc_7.109), translated as MDQDDTKAIINKTISRLKKQFHEDISSASIFETHASKGIPLTTLCGNSVNRFSIYLRLLQIIKSCLDKDKITTKRDIYYDAVNLFKTQGVVDSCIARITNDFLQVPRDSLNVVAAQKGLIYSACDSALTISYKDDYRAPVTIPTHTTTLIPYTTNISDIQLAPQVNCILIVEKEAVFTTLCAYIPKDTLLITGKGYPDHMTQDFVRLFDEMLPLFICVDADPHGIHIAATYRYRSFVRAPSLQGLGSSISYIGVSLVDFKRGHLPLEDKNRKHAGRLLSAITGRQAEALELGDYIEMNKWKLELQRMLFLGKVAEMNVAGDGSEGRNLARYIFDRIH; from the coding sequence ATGGACCAAGACGACACAAAAGCTATCATCAACAAAACAATCTCGCGACTGAAGAAGCAGTTTCACGAAGACATCTCCTCTGCCTCCATTTTCGAAACCCATGCTTCCAAAGGGATACCTCTGACCACACTCTGTGGTAACTCGGTCAACCGGTTCTCAATCTACCTGAGACTGTTGCAAATCATCAAGAGTTGTTTGGACAAGGACAAAATCACCACAAAAAGAGATATCTACTACGACGCCGTGAATCTGTTCAAAACCCAGGGAGTCGTGGATAGCTGCATTGCTAGAATAACTAATGATTTTTTGCAAGTACCTCGTGACTCTCTCAATGTGGTGGCAGCTCAAAAGGGACTCATTTATTCGGCATGCGATTCAGCGTTGACAATTTCGTACAAGGACGACTACAGAGCTCCAGTGACAATACCTACACATACCACCACATTGATACCCTACACCACAAACATCAGCGATATCCAACTGGCTCCTCAAGTAAATTGTATTTTGATCGTTGAGAAAGAGGCGGTTTTCACAACCCTGTGTGCCTACATACCCAAAGATACCCTCTTGATAACTGGCAAAGGATACCCcgatcacatgacccagGACTTTGTGCGTCTTTTTGACGAGATGCTGCCTCTATTCATATGTGTCGACGCTGACCCTCATGGAATCCACATTGCCGCAACTTACCGATACCGCTCGTTTGTCAGGGCTCCTTCATTGCAGGGGCTGGGGTCCTCGATATCATATATTGGTGTTTCTCTTGTTGATTTTAAGCGTGGCCACCTCCCATTAGAAGACAAGAACCGCAAGCACGCCGGGCGGCTTCTCTCCGCTATAACTGGTCGTCAGGCGGAAGCTCTAGAGTTGGGAGACTACATTGAGATGAACAAGTGGAAACTGGAGCTTCAACGGATGCTGTTTCTTGGCAAGGTTGCTGAGATGAACGTTGCTGGAGACGGCAGTGAAGGTAGGAATTTGGCCCGTTATATTTTTGACAGGATCCATTAG